Proteins encoded together in one Caldicellulosiruptor saccharolyticus DSM 8903 window:
- a CDS encoding class II aldolase/adducin family protein, whose protein sequence is MKFELLHPAEQIVMIMERIYGYGMTTTSGGNISIMDENGDIWITPSGIDKGSLKPDDIVLVRSNGEIVGKHKPSVELPFHEVIYRSRPDIKAIIHAHPPAIMAFSLARKIPNTKLILNVHLVCGEVELVDYALPGSTALGQKIADAFKRGINTAVLANHGIVVGAENLFKAFMAFETLDFCAQLEIRARAIGNPKALRPKDLEISKAKQDIKMDEFIPKIFSSFERQARKRICELIHRAYDQRLFTSTQGTFSQRLNENSFIITPYMVDRKYIEVEDIVRIENGYKEAGKRPSRSVLLHKYIYEKHPDVNAIIIAHPPNIMAFAVTDNEFDSKTIPETYIQLRNVKKIPFGSTFMQPKMTADVFSKQTPAVIVENDCVIVVGKDLLDAFDKLEVLEFTAKAMIDAKNLGEVMLISQEEIEEIEKAFKL, encoded by the coding sequence ATGAAATTTGAATTACTTCATCCAGCAGAACAAATAGTCATGATAATGGAAAGGATATATGGATATGGTATGACGACAACCTCAGGTGGAAATATTTCCATAATGGACGAAAATGGCGATATATGGATTACACCATCTGGGATTGACAAAGGAAGTTTAAAGCCGGATGACATAGTGCTTGTAAGAAGCAATGGTGAGATTGTAGGAAAACACAAACCATCTGTTGAGCTTCCTTTTCATGAAGTGATTTACAGGTCAAGGCCAGATATTAAAGCTATAATTCATGCTCATCCGCCAGCCATTATGGCGTTTAGTTTAGCAAGGAAGATTCCAAACACAAAACTTATTCTAAATGTACATTTGGTATGTGGCGAAGTTGAGCTTGTTGACTATGCACTACCAGGCAGCACAGCCCTTGGACAAAAGATTGCTGATGCCTTCAAAAGAGGTATTAACACTGCTGTTTTAGCAAATCATGGAATTGTTGTAGGTGCTGAAAACCTATTCAAGGCTTTTATGGCATTTGAGACTTTAGATTTTTGTGCTCAGCTTGAGATAAGAGCAAGGGCAATAGGTAATCCTAAAGCATTAAGGCCCAAAGACCTTGAGATTTCAAAAGCAAAACAGGATATTAAGATGGATGAGTTTATTCCAAAGATCTTTTCAAGCTTCGAAAGACAGGCAAGAAAGAGAATATGCGAGCTTATTCACAGAGCATATGACCAAAGACTGTTTACAAGTACACAAGGTACTTTTTCACAAAGGCTAAATGAAAACTCTTTTATAATAACTCCATATATGGTGGACAGAAAATACATTGAGGTAGAAGATATTGTCAGAATAGAAAATGGGTATAAGGAGGCTGGGAAAAGACCGAGTAGGTCAGTTCTTCTTCACAAGTATATCTATGAAAAACATCCAGATGTCAATGCAATTATAATTGCACACCCGCCAAACATAATGGCATTTGCTGTGACTGATAATGAATTTGATTCAAAAACAATCCCCGAAACATACATTCAGCTGAGGAATGTCAAGAAAATTCCGTTCGGTTCTACATTTATGCAGCCTAAGATGACTGCAGATGTTTTTTCAAAACAGACCCCAGCTGTTATTGTAGAGAATGATTGTGTAATTGTTGTCGGTAAAGACCTTCTTGATGCATTCGACAAGCTTGAGGTTTTGGAATTTACTGCAAAAGCAATGATTGATGCAAAAAATTTAGGTGAGGTGATGCTAATAAGCCAAGAGGAAATTGAGGAGATTGAAAAAGCGTTCAAGCTCTAA
- a CDS encoding class II aldolase/adducin family protein, translating into MKSKSLLELVRMCQRIGKRIYYVQGGGGNISVKLDSTLMAIKASGFRLSQITKQEGYVIVDYSKIKNYFDNVDPSTAGYDFEKESVDVAIKNIVWPTEKNVLRPSVEVGFHSVLDKYVIHSHSVYANILACSYEGKEMLQKILNEEGFNIIWIPYINPGFWLTLEIKKRISTLDEKDKEKSKILIMENHGLIISSNVYKEALEIHEKVNNLIKKRLGIRGKYPAVKLEKVGEEKYKSRTKFIYDFIASKNVTHAFFEKYPLYPDQLVYVNSNLYADEPKIEINAKSKEIIYNTTYSEALAIEETLLAYFYILDQINKLGFTLKTMTQESTNYIKSWESEEYRKKLIKEMAK; encoded by the coding sequence ATGAAAAGCAAGAGTTTGCTGGAACTTGTCAGGATGTGCCAAAGGATAGGGAAAAGAATTTATTATGTTCAAGGTGGCGGTGGAAATATATCGGTAAAATTGGATTCAACTCTTATGGCAATAAAGGCGTCTGGATTTAGGTTAAGTCAGATTACCAAACAAGAAGGGTATGTTATAGTAGATTACAGCAAAATAAAAAATTACTTTGATAACGTTGATCCATCTACTGCAGGTTATGATTTTGAAAAAGAAAGCGTAGATGTTGCGATAAAAAATATTGTTTGGCCAACAGAAAAAAATGTATTGAGACCTTCAGTTGAGGTGGGATTTCATTCTGTACTTGACAAGTATGTTATACATTCTCACTCTGTATATGCAAACATATTGGCATGTTCATACGAAGGCAAAGAAATGCTCCAAAAAATTTTAAATGAAGAAGGTTTCAATATTATTTGGATACCCTACATTAACCCCGGCTTTTGGCTGACATTAGAGATTAAAAAAAGAATTTCAACTTTGGATGAGAAGGATAAGGAAAAGTCTAAGATATTAATCATGGAAAATCATGGCCTAATAATATCTTCAAATGTTTATAAAGAAGCTCTTGAGATACATGAAAAGGTGAATAATCTAATTAAAAAAAGATTGGGGATAAGAGGAAAATATCCTGCTGTAAAATTAGAGAAGGTTGGCGAAGAGAAATACAAAAGCAGAACAAAGTTTATATATGATTTTATAGCAAGCAAAAATGTAACTCATGCGTTTTTCGAAAAATACCCGTTGTATCCTGATCAATTAGTCTATGTTAACTCTAATCTTTATGCAGATGAGCCAAAGATAGAAATCAATGCTAAGTCTAAAGAAATAATTTATAACACAACATACTCAGAAGCCTTGGCAATTGAAGAAACACTTTTGGCATATTTTTACATCTTAGACCAAATTAATAAATTGGGGTTTACATTAAAGACTATGACGCAAGAAAGTACAAATTATATCAAAAGTTGGGAAAGTGAAGAGTACAGAAAAAAATTGATAAAAGAAATGGCAAAATAA
- the srlD gene encoding sorbitol-6-phosphate dehydrogenase, producing the protein MNCKRLEGQVAIVTGAAQGLGEALARRLDKEGCKVVVADINFEGAQRVASELTEAIAVKCDVTNEQEVEAMVDKTIETFGQLDLMVANAGILIAKPITEFSLAEWKKVIDVNLIGYFLCARAAARVMIPRRKGNIIQINSKSGKKGSYKNSAYSASKFGGIGLTQSLALELAEYGIRVNAICPGNLLDSPLWVNSLYEQYARNQGLTPEQIREKYLSQVPLRRACTYDDVANVLVFLATDEASYMTGQAINVTGGQEMR; encoded by the coding sequence ATGAACTGCAAACGATTAGAAGGACAAGTTGCAATTGTGACAGGTGCTGCCCAAGGCTTAGGGGAAGCTTTAGCACGCAGGCTTGATAAGGAAGGATGTAAAGTTGTTGTTGCAGATATAAATTTTGAAGGTGCTCAAAGAGTGGCAAGTGAGCTTACTGAGGCCATTGCTGTAAAGTGTGATGTCACAAACGAGCAAGAGGTTGAAGCAATGGTTGACAAGACAATAGAAACATTTGGACAGCTTGACTTGATGGTTGCAAATGCAGGAATATTAATTGCAAAGCCAATTACAGAGTTTTCTTTAGCAGAGTGGAAAAAGGTTATTGATGTAAATCTTATTGGATATTTCCTTTGTGCAAGGGCAGCTGCAAGGGTTATGATTCCTCGCAGAAAAGGTAATATAATCCAAATAAACAGTAAGTCAGGAAAGAAAGGATCATATAAAAATTCGGCTTATTCTGCCTCTAAATTTGGTGGAATCGGGCTTACTCAAAGTCTTGCGCTTGAGCTTGCTGAATATGGAATAAGAGTAAATGCAATCTGTCCTGGTAACCTTCTTGACTCGCCACTTTGGGTCAACAGCCTGTATGAACAGTATGCAAGGAATCAAGGCCTTACTCCTGAGCAAATTCGAGAAAAGTACCTCAGCCAAGTTCCCTTAAGACGCGCTTGCACATATGATGATGTTGCAAATGTACTTGTATTCTTAGCAACAGATGAGGCAAGTTACATGACAGGTCAGGCAATCAATGTTACAGGTGGTCAAGAGATGAGATAA
- a CDS encoding UPF0182 family membrane protein, which translates to MADRIYDYKREKTKRVVKKVGFVISILVILAIVFSIAFDLFLELIQIKEIGRNFVSVFWKNFYVKLSVQVVSFMILFFVFFVNNAVIKRNIERIVGKISLLKKNILNVIVSVLLALIASRYLENNLYIKFLTFKHSKPFNIKDPIFNKDVGYYVFERPFFLSIVNFLFYLVIFVCIYTVVLYIVLYGFAFVSRVNSWGVLYDKKVRSHIFFNLILIFVIKIFTLKYEMEGLLYSFFGEVVGVGYTDYYIRMNYFRLSYIVLVAVILLSIYFFIKGKYANIAKVMLSYIGWAVLGTIIATAFQYFVVSPNEQVYERSFLEKNIKFTRLAYNLENIEEKYFPVDTSGTITAEDLQKNTGTIENIRITDYPTTLAILNQIQRFKQYYIFNDADIAKYTINGKIKSVFISAREINYDGIPTKTYINQKFQYTHGYGVVMSLMTEVTPEGQPKFIIKDIPLKSLDGAPKVTQPRIYYGEKTDPYVIVNTKVDEIDYPEGDSNRLFRYDGKGGIRLTPLNRLIFSYVYKDFRLLVSTAINSNSKILINRSIIERAKKVAPFFDYDTDPYILIDGKGHLVWVLDGYTKTNYYPYSEPTEEGFNYIRNSVKVLIDAYNGTLKFYIVDKNDPIVNVYKSIYPDLFENGDIPRDIAEHIRYPEYIFKVQASVLKRYHMTNPNVFYNKEDLWDFGKHKTPDGSIDYIPPYYSVMKLPDSQKEEMILMVPFTPLKYNTMIAWLAAKSSQENYGKLVLYKFPKGSTVYSPLQVENMIDQDPQISKDLSLWNQGGSKVIRGNLLALPINQKILYIEPIYIASDNASALPEVKRVIAACNGKVVMGSSLNDALSQLVGQQVTPVKDQMQTPSQKENITQVLPSSDLLKIKSLFEDAKKALQQGNWEEFGKKFKELDDMMKNVK; encoded by the coding sequence ATGGCAGATAGAATTTACGATTATAAAAGAGAGAAAACTAAAAGAGTGGTTAAAAAAGTGGGTTTTGTTATTTCAATACTGGTAATATTAGCTATAGTTTTTTCAATTGCTTTTGATTTATTTTTAGAACTCATCCAGATAAAAGAAATTGGTAGAAACTTTGTAAGTGTATTCTGGAAGAATTTCTATGTAAAGCTTTCAGTACAGGTTGTTTCATTTATGATTTTGTTCTTTGTGTTTTTTGTAAACAATGCCGTTATTAAGAGAAATATTGAAAGAATTGTTGGAAAAATTAGTTTGCTTAAGAAGAACATTCTCAATGTTATTGTCTCTGTGTTATTGGCGCTGATAGCAAGCAGGTATTTGGAAAACAACCTCTACATCAAATTTTTGACCTTCAAGCATTCAAAGCCGTTTAATATAAAAGACCCGATCTTTAACAAAGATGTAGGATACTATGTGTTTGAAAGACCATTTTTTCTTTCAATTGTAAATTTTCTATTCTATTTAGTGATATTTGTATGTATCTATACAGTGGTATTATACATTGTTCTCTATGGTTTTGCATTTGTTAGCAGGGTAAATTCATGGGGTGTGCTTTATGACAAAAAGGTAAGAAGTCATATATTTTTCAATCTGATACTCATATTTGTGATTAAGATATTCACACTAAAATATGAAATGGAAGGACTTTTGTACTCTTTCTTTGGTGAAGTTGTTGGTGTGGGATATACTGATTATTACATTAGGATGAACTATTTTAGGCTTTCGTATATAGTTTTGGTAGCTGTGATTCTACTCAGCATCTACTTTTTCATAAAAGGCAAGTATGCAAATATAGCCAAGGTAATGCTTTCTTATATTGGTTGGGCAGTTTTGGGTACCATAATCGCTACAGCTTTTCAGTATTTTGTAGTATCACCAAATGAACAGGTGTATGAAAGGTCTTTTTTAGAAAAAAACATTAAGTTTACACGCCTTGCTTACAATTTAGAAAACATTGAAGAAAAATATTTTCCTGTTGACACATCAGGTACCATCACAGCAGAGGATTTACAGAAAAACACAGGTACAATTGAAAATATTAGAATTACAGATTATCCCACAACCTTGGCTATTTTAAACCAAATTCAGCGTTTTAAACAGTACTATATTTTCAACGATGCTGATATTGCAAAGTATACAATAAATGGCAAAATAAAATCTGTATTCATCTCTGCAAGGGAGATAAACTATGATGGGATTCCAACAAAGACATATATCAATCAAAAATTTCAATACACTCACGGCTATGGTGTTGTAATGAGCCTGATGACAGAAGTTACACCTGAGGGCCAGCCAAAGTTTATCATAAAAGATATTCCATTAAAGAGCTTAGACGGTGCACCAAAGGTGACTCAGCCACGGATATACTATGGAGAAAAGACAGACCCATATGTTATTGTCAACACAAAAGTTGACGAAATTGACTACCCAGAGGGTGATTCAAATAGGCTTTTTAGATATGACGGCAAGGGTGGAATAAGACTAACACCTTTGAATAGGCTGATCTTTTCATATGTGTATAAAGACTTTAGACTTCTTGTCTCAACAGCTATAAATTCAAACAGCAAGATACTCATAAATAGAAGTATTATAGAAAGAGCTAAAAAAGTTGCTCCATTTTTTGACTATGACACCGATCCTTACATTTTGATTGACGGCAAAGGTCACTTAGTATGGGTTTTGGATGGTTATACAAAGACAAATTATTATCCATATTCAGAGCCGACAGAAGAAGGTTTTAATTATATTAGAAATTCGGTAAAGGTATTAATTGATGCATACAATGGAACGCTGAAATTTTACATTGTAGACAAAAACGACCCAATTGTAAATGTCTATAAGAGTATTTATCCCGACCTTTTTGAAAATGGAGATATTCCAAGAGACATTGCTGAGCATATAAGATATCCGGAGTATATTTTCAAGGTTCAGGCAAGTGTGTTGAAAAGGTATCACATGACAAACCCGAATGTATTTTACAACAAGGAAGATTTGTGGGACTTTGGAAAACACAAGACGCCAGACGGTTCAATTGACTATATCCCGCCATATTACAGTGTGATGAAGCTGCCAGACAGCCAAAAAGAAGAGATGATTTTGATGGTGCCTTTCACACCGCTAAAATACAACACAATGATTGCATGGCTTGCAGCAAAAAGTAGCCAAGAAAATTATGGAAAGCTTGTGCTATACAAATTCCCGAAAGGTTCAACTGTCTACAGTCCACTGCAGGTTGAGAACATGATTGACCAAGACCCGCAGATATCAAAGGATTTGTCACTGTGGAATCAAGGCGGTTCAAAGGTTATAAGAGGGAACCTTTTAGCATTGCCAATAAACCAAAAGATTTTGTACATTGAGCCAATTTACATTGCTTCCGACAATGCTTCAGCCCTGCCAGAGGTAAAAAGAGTAATTGCTGCTTGCAATGGGAAGGTCGTTATGGGAAGCAGCTTAAATGATGCGTTATCGCAGCTCGTTGGGCAGCAGGTAACACCTGTAAAGGATCAGATGCAAACACCGTCTCAGAAAGAAAATATAACTCAGGTTCTACCATCGTCAGATCTATTAAAGATAAAGTCTTTGTTTGAAGATGCTAAAAAAGCTTTACAACAAGGCAATTGGGAAGAGTTTGGAAAGAAGTTCAAAGAGCTTGATGATATGATGAAGAATGTCAAATAG
- a CDS encoding PHP domain-containing protein — protein sequence MIIMSREIEHLIENLNSRDKKVRLCSLSELMKKVEIGEINLPPKSSVINNHIHTFYSFSPYSPSKAIWMAKASSLPTAGIMDHDTVAGAIEFIEAGKIAQIATTIGVECRADFSKTPLNGKKINNPDQDSIAYIAIHGIPHTEINTVTNYFTPYLKKRVERNKLMVENINELLSIFDIHLDFEKDIVSISMYHEGGSITERHILFALSKKLTERFGKGKKLVEFLKNELKIKLWPKVEQNLLDSENPYYEYDLLGALKSDFIQRFYIKATDECPDIKELVEFSERIGAIIAYAYLGDVTESVTGDKPSEKFEDEYLDLLFEVLNNLGIKAVTYMPSRNTIQQLQRVRKLCEKYNFLQISGEDINSPRQSFVCEALKNQEFENLIDTTWALIGHEIMATHDKTLGFFSKKMQEKFPDLKERISYFKQVGLREWKNAF from the coding sequence ATGATAATTATGAGCCGTGAAATTGAACATCTCATTGAAAATTTAAATAGCAGAGACAAAAAAGTACGCCTTTGTTCACTTTCTGAGCTTATGAAAAAAGTGGAGATTGGAGAAATTAATCTCCCACCAAAAAGCAGTGTGATAAATAACCATATACATACGTTCTACTCGTTCTCGCCATACTCGCCATCAAAGGCAATTTGGATGGCAAAAGCTTCAAGCCTTCCCACAGCAGGTATCATGGATCATGACACAGTTGCTGGAGCTATTGAATTCATTGAAGCAGGCAAAATAGCCCAAATTGCAACTACCATAGGTGTTGAGTGCAGAGCAGATTTTTCAAAAACACCTCTAAATGGTAAGAAAATTAACAATCCTGACCAAGATTCCATTGCCTATATTGCAATCCATGGCATACCTCATACAGAAATTAACACTGTTACAAATTATTTTACACCATATTTAAAAAAGAGAGTTGAGAGAAATAAGCTTATGGTTGAGAATATAAATGAGCTTTTATCTATTTTTGATATTCATCTTGATTTTGAGAAAGACATCGTAAGCATCTCAATGTACCATGAAGGTGGTAGTATCACAGAACGTCACATCCTGTTTGCACTTTCAAAAAAACTCACAGAAAGGTTTGGAAAGGGCAAGAAATTGGTCGAATTTTTAAAAAATGAACTTAAAATTAAACTTTGGCCAAAAGTAGAGCAAAACCTTCTTGACAGCGAAAATCCTTATTATGAATACGACCTTTTAGGTGCTTTAAAAAGTGATTTTATTCAAAGATTTTATATAAAAGCAACTGATGAGTGTCCAGACATAAAAGAACTTGTTGAATTTTCCGAAAGAATTGGAGCAATAATTGCATACGCTTATTTAGGTGATGTGACAGAGTCTGTGACGGGAGACAAACCAAGCGAAAAATTTGAAGATGAATACCTTGATTTGTTGTTTGAAGTCTTAAACAATTTAGGAATAAAGGCTGTTACCTATATGCCCTCACGAAATACTATTCAGCAGCTTCAAAGGGTACGAAAGTTGTGCGAAAAATATAACTTTTTACAAATAAGTGGTGAAGATATCAATTCTCCTCGTCAAAGCTTTGTATGTGAAGCTTTAAAAAACCAAGAATTTGAAAATTTAATTGACACAACTTGGGCACTAATCGGACATGAAATAATGGCAACCCACGATAAAACCTTGGGTTTTTTCTCAAAGAAAATGCAAGAAAAATTCCCAGATTTAAAAGAGAGGATTTCCTATTTTAAACAAGTTGGACTTAGGGAGTGGAAAAATGCTTTTTAA
- a CDS encoding zinc-binding dehydrogenase translates to MKTKAVRLYGKNDLRLEEFELPPIKDNEILARVVSDSLCMSSYKAAIQGNEHKRVPKDINKNPVIIGHEFCGEIIEVGKKWQDKFRPGDKFTVQPALNLKDNPYAAPGYSFQYIGGDATYIIIPNEVMEQNCLLIYKGDAFFYGSLAEPMSCIIGAFHASYHTEPGKYIHKMGTLEGGNMAILAGAGPMGLGAIDYAIHGPRPPKVLVVTDINEQRLSRAMSIYTPEEAKKYGVDLYYINTANTQDVEKLLLSFTDGKGFDDVFVFAPVKELVELADRILARDGCLNFFAGPSDPNFSALLNFYNVHYNSTHVVGTSGGNTDDMIEALDLMGKGIINPAAMITHIGGLNAVVETTLNLPKIPGGKKLIYTNIELDLVAIEDFKEKGKEDPLFAELAKIVERNNGLWCKEAEDFLLANAKKI, encoded by the coding sequence ATGAAAACAAAAGCGGTTAGATTATATGGTAAAAATGATTTGAGACTTGAAGAATTTGAACTTCCACCGATAAAAGACAATGAAATTCTTGCAAGAGTAGTATCTGATAGTCTTTGTATGTCCTCATATAAGGCAGCAATTCAAGGAAACGAACACAAAAGGGTTCCAAAAGATATAAATAAAAATCCAGTTATCATTGGGCATGAATTCTGTGGCGAGATCATTGAAGTAGGTAAAAAGTGGCAAGATAAATTCAGACCTGGTGATAAGTTTACGGTGCAACCTGCTTTGAATCTAAAAGACAATCCTTATGCTGCACCAGGTTATTCTTTTCAATATATAGGTGGAGATGCAACGTACATAATAATTCCAAATGAGGTCATGGAACAAAACTGTCTTTTGATATACAAAGGAGATGCGTTTTTTTACGGGTCACTAGCAGAGCCTATGTCTTGTATAATAGGTGCGTTTCACGCAAGCTATCATACAGAGCCAGGAAAGTATATACATAAGATGGGAACATTAGAAGGCGGTAATATGGCAATTTTAGCAGGTGCTGGACCAATGGGACTTGGTGCAATTGACTATGCAATACATGGACCAAGACCACCAAAGGTTTTAGTTGTGACAGATATAAATGAGCAAAGACTTTCGCGAGCAATGTCTATCTATACCCCTGAAGAAGCAAAAAAATATGGAGTTGATCTTTATTATATAAACACTGCAAACACCCAAGATGTTGAAAAGCTTTTGCTTTCTTTCACAGACGGAAAAGGATTTGATGATGTATTTGTGTTTGCGCCAGTTAAAGAACTTGTTGAGCTTGCTGACAGAATATTAGCAAGAGATGGATGCTTGAACTTTTTTGCAGGCCCCTCGGACCCTAACTTCTCAGCACTTTTGAATTTTTACAATGTCCACTATAACTCAACACATGTTGTTGGCACAAGCGGGGGGAATACAGATGATATGATTGAAGCACTTGATCTTATGGGAAAAGGTATTATTAACCCCGCTGCCATGATTACCCATATTGGAGGTTTAAATGCAGTTGTGGAAACCACGCTGAACCTTCCTAAGATCCCTGGTGGTAAGAAGTTGATTTACACAAATATAGAGCTTGATCTTGTGGCAATTGAGGATTTCAAAGAGAAAGGCAAGGAAGATCCTCTTTTTGCAGAGCTTGCAAAAATAGTAGAGAGAAACAATGGGCTTTGGTGCAAAGAAGCCGAGGATTTTCTCTTGGCAAATGCAAAAAAGATATAG